A window of the Halobacterium hubeiense genome harbors these coding sequences:
- a CDS encoding glycerate kinase type-2 family protein: protein MVDIRNRPALADSPAREAALACVEAGIDAARPARVVADEVAVEGDALRVADATYDLGDYERVAVSGGGNAAAHVARALADALGSRLDGGVVVTDDRVDVPGVEVLPSDHPVPSERGVESTRRLLDAARSYDADTLVLTVITGGGSAVLPAPADDLSLSDLQATTEALLRSGAPIRDVNAVRKHCSALKGGQLARALAPATVATLVFSDVVGNDLDVVASGPTVPDTSTYGDALAVLDDYDVDVPAAVRDRLERGARGDRPETPGEGDPAFENVETHVLADGSTALEAAREAARERGYEPLLLSSCIEGEAREVGGVHAAVATEAANAGDPVEPPAVVFSGGELTVTVTGDGEGGPNQECALAAAHRLPDGAAFACVDTDGIDGASEHAGALVDGETVADPAAARAALRENDAGGYLAGRDALLRTGPTGTNVNDLRVLVVPE, encoded by the coding sequence ATGGTGGACATCCGGAACCGGCCCGCGCTCGCGGACTCGCCCGCCCGTGAGGCGGCGCTTGCGTGCGTCGAGGCCGGCATCGACGCCGCGCGGCCCGCTCGCGTCGTCGCCGACGAGGTCGCAGTCGAGGGCGATGCGCTCCGCGTCGCGGACGCGACGTACGACCTCGGCGACTACGAGCGCGTCGCCGTCTCGGGCGGCGGGAACGCGGCCGCGCACGTCGCTCGCGCGCTCGCCGACGCGCTGGGGAGCCGACTCGACGGCGGCGTCGTCGTCACCGACGACCGCGTGGACGTGCCGGGGGTCGAGGTGCTCCCCAGTGACCACCCCGTCCCGTCCGAGCGCGGCGTCGAATCGACGCGCCGACTGCTGGACGCCGCCCGCAGCTACGACGCGGACACGCTCGTCCTCACGGTGATTACCGGCGGCGGGAGCGCCGTGCTGCCCGCGCCCGCCGACGACCTCTCCTTGTCCGACCTGCAGGCGACGACGGAGGCGCTGTTGCGCTCGGGCGCACCGATTCGCGACGTGAACGCCGTCCGCAAGCACTGCTCGGCGCTGAAGGGCGGGCAGTTAGCGCGAGCGCTCGCGCCGGCGACCGTCGCGACGCTCGTGTTCAGCGACGTCGTCGGCAACGACCTCGACGTCGTCGCCAGCGGCCCGACGGTACCCGACACCTCGACGTACGGCGACGCGCTCGCGGTCCTCGACGACTACGACGTCGATGTCCCCGCCGCGGTCCGCGACCGACTCGAACGCGGCGCGCGCGGCGACCGCCCCGAGACGCCAGGCGAGGGCGACCCCGCCTTCGAGAACGTCGAAACGCACGTGCTCGCGGACGGCTCGACGGCGCTGGAGGCGGCCCGGGAGGCCGCCCGAGAGCGCGGCTACGAACCGCTGCTCCTCTCGTCGTGCATCGAGGGCGAAGCCCGCGAGGTCGGCGGCGTTCACGCCGCAGTCGCGACCGAAGCCGCGAACGCGGGCGACCCCGTCGAACCGCCCGCAGTGGTCTTCTCCGGCGGCGAGCTCACGGTGACGGTCACGGGCGACGGCGAGGGCGGCCCGAATCAGGAGTGCGCGCTCGCGGCCGCCCACCGCCTCCCGGACGGTGCGGCGTTCGCGTGCGTAGACACTGACGGTATCGACGGCGCCAGCGAGCACGCCGGCGCGCTCGTCGACGGCGAGACGGTCGCCGACCCCGCGGCCGCCCGCGCGGCGCTCCGCGAGAACGACGCCGGCGGCTACCTCGCCGGCCGAGACGCGTTGCTACGGACCGGACCGACGGGAACGAACGTCAACGACCTGCGCGTGCTGGTCGTGCCGGAGTGA
- a CDS encoding universal stress protein: MSINSDDRPWPQVLDHDGVDWPSEEQRVLVPFCEAANRAETSRLGASITFGSDGELYILHATDGEASADADELRHEAELELELREEFSVPVTQFETEYSSGVLDSFVDSHSITATVVDREERGFFSRGRDEQTVASGCHNVVGTRMDAFESPSSILVPVAKGPHSGLATRIAEAIARATGCWIELFHVVGEDAGEAERGDADALLDAYEHRLGDDVDVDHHVVEAAEPAEEIIEHAGYHDVTVLGAPEKGRLRRFLFGSTTDDVERDGDSGPVLTVHRDTDESVFSRWL, translated from the coding sequence ATGAGCATCAACTCCGACGACCGGCCGTGGCCGCAGGTCCTCGACCACGACGGCGTCGACTGGCCGTCCGAGGAGCAGCGCGTGCTCGTCCCGTTCTGCGAGGCCGCGAACCGCGCGGAGACCAGTCGCCTCGGCGCGAGTATCACGTTCGGGAGCGACGGCGAACTGTACATCCTCCACGCCACCGACGGCGAGGCGTCCGCCGACGCCGACGAGCTGCGCCACGAGGCGGAACTGGAGCTGGAGCTGCGCGAGGAGTTCTCGGTGCCGGTGACGCAGTTCGAGACCGAGTACTCCAGCGGAGTCTTGGACTCCTTCGTGGACTCGCACTCGATAACGGCGACCGTCGTCGACCGCGAGGAGCGCGGGTTCTTCTCGCGGGGCCGCGACGAGCAGACGGTCGCGTCGGGCTGTCACAACGTCGTCGGGACGCGCATGGACGCCTTCGAGTCGCCGTCCAGCATTCTCGTGCCGGTGGCGAAGGGCCCGCACTCGGGGCTGGCGACCCGCATCGCGGAAGCGATTGCGCGCGCCACCGGCTGCTGGATAGAGCTGTTCCACGTCGTCGGCGAGGACGCCGGCGAGGCGGAGCGCGGGGACGCGGACGCGCTGTTGGACGCCTACGAGCACCGGTTGGGCGACGACGTGGACGTCGACCACCACGTCGTCGAGGCCGCCGAGCCCGCCGAGGAAATCATCGAGCACGCCGGCTACCACGACGTGACGGTTCTCGGCGCGCCCGAGAAAGGGCGGCTCCGGCGGTTCCTGTTCGGTTCGACCACCGACGACGTCGAGCGGGACGGCGACTCCGGCCCCGTCCTGACCGTCCACCGGGACACCGACGAGTCCGTGTTCTCCCGCTGGCTGTAG
- a CDS encoding PAS domain-containing sensor histidine kinase: MDDSSLESRADAGRFQYLFEHVQDAVVEFELRDEEPIVATVNDAFCETFGVDRGEVVGASLNDLIVPSDRMTESDRFDQRTAAGKSNYAIVDRHTEDGLKTLLYRGIPYDGGDRGFALYTDLTDEIRQERELAVLNRVLRYNLSEEVDALLDATENLAASAEDPDVGDAAREIREHALALERTSEEARDVERVLDADPELEPTDLGDVVASALDDVPLADYADVTVDVAAAPPVTSGGHLDRAVAALVDNAIRYADAQTPSVRVTAERVDGAVALSVADEGPGLPDDERRLLTGDVEPTPLDHGSGLGLWLVRWIATAYDGAVTYEERDDGGAVTLELRAAPDH, from the coding sequence ATGGACGACAGCTCTCTCGAATCCCGCGCGGACGCGGGTCGGTTCCAGTACCTCTTCGAGCACGTGCAGGACGCCGTCGTGGAGTTCGAACTGCGCGACGAGGAGCCAATCGTCGCGACGGTCAACGACGCCTTCTGCGAGACGTTCGGCGTGGACCGCGGCGAGGTCGTGGGCGCGTCGCTGAACGACCTCATCGTGCCCAGCGACCGGATGACCGAAAGCGACCGCTTCGACCAGCGCACCGCCGCGGGCAAGTCCAACTACGCCATCGTGGACCGCCACACCGAGGACGGCCTCAAGACGCTGCTGTACCGCGGCATCCCCTACGACGGCGGCGACCGCGGGTTCGCGCTGTACACCGACCTCACGGACGAGATTCGCCAGGAGCGCGAACTCGCCGTGCTCAACCGCGTGCTCCGGTACAACCTCTCGGAGGAGGTGGACGCGCTGCTGGACGCCACCGAGAACCTCGCCGCGTCCGCCGAGGACCCCGACGTGGGCGACGCCGCGCGGGAGATTCGGGAGCACGCGCTCGCGCTGGAGCGCACCAGCGAGGAGGCGCGCGACGTCGAGCGCGTGCTAGACGCCGACCCCGAGTTGGAGCCGACCGACCTCGGAGACGTGGTGGCGTCGGCGCTCGACGACGTGCCGCTGGCGGACTACGCGGACGTGACCGTGGACGTGGCGGCCGCGCCGCCGGTCACCTCGGGCGGCCACCTCGACCGCGCGGTCGCCGCGCTCGTGGACAACGCGATTCGCTACGCGGACGCCCAGACGCCGTCGGTGCGCGTCACCGCGGAACGGGTGGACGGCGCGGTCGCGCTGTCCGTGGCCGACGAGGGGCCGGGGCTCCCGGACGACGAACGCCGGCTCCTCACCGGGGACGTCGAGCCGACGCCGCTGGACCACGGGAGCGGGCTCGGCCTCTGGCTGGTGCGGTGGATTGCGACGGCGTACGACGGCGCGGTCACGTACGAGGAGCGCGACGACGGCGGCGCAGTCACCCTCGAACTCCGCGCCGCGCCCGACCACTGA
- a CDS encoding thiolase family protein, whose amino-acid sequence MDRVAIIGASMTTFGDRDAWVRELLAEAGDAALRDAGVEGDDLDHLYVSNMASGEFEGQTGVPNALAHDLGALGAYTQRVDQTSASGGAGIYAAWQSVASGASEMTLLVGGEKMTHKTTGEATDVIASLTHPVEYKHGVTLPSFAGLTARKYLDEYDAPRESLGKVAVKNHRNGVDNPHAQFRKEVDLETVLDSPIVADPLRLYDFCPITDGSAALLFCPESVAEEYADDYVVVSGIGGATDTHVVHEREDPTTMQGVVESSEIAYEMADRGPEDVDFAELHDMFTILEFLQSEDLGFFEKGEGWKAVEEGVTERDGDLPINTSGGLKSKGHPLGASGVAQAYELYVQLLGDAGDRQVEGDVGLACNVGGFGNCVTTTILEQP is encoded by the coding sequence ATGGACCGCGTAGCAATCATCGGAGCGTCGATGACGACGTTCGGCGACCGCGACGCGTGGGTGCGGGAGTTGCTGGCGGAGGCCGGCGACGCCGCCCTGCGGGACGCGGGCGTCGAGGGCGACGACCTCGACCACCTCTACGTCTCGAACATGGCCAGCGGCGAGTTCGAGGGACAGACCGGCGTCCCGAACGCGCTCGCCCACGACCTCGGCGCGCTCGGCGCGTACACCCAGCGCGTCGACCAGACCAGCGCCTCGGGCGGCGCGGGCATCTACGCCGCGTGGCAGTCGGTTGCCTCCGGCGCCAGCGAGATGACGCTGCTCGTCGGCGGCGAGAAGATGACCCACAAGACCACCGGCGAGGCGACCGACGTCATCGCCAGCCTCACGCACCCCGTGGAGTACAAGCACGGCGTCACGCTCCCGAGTTTCGCGGGCCTCACCGCGCGCAAGTACCTCGACGAGTACGACGCGCCCCGCGAGAGCCTCGGGAAGGTCGCCGTGAAGAACCACCGCAACGGCGTGGACAACCCCCACGCGCAGTTCCGCAAGGAAGTCGATCTTGAGACGGTGCTGGACTCGCCAATCGTCGCGGACCCGCTCCGGCTGTACGACTTCTGCCCCATCACGGACGGGAGCGCCGCGCTCCTGTTCTGCCCGGAGTCCGTCGCCGAAGAGTACGCCGACGACTACGTCGTCGTCTCCGGCATCGGGGGCGCGACCGACACCCACGTCGTCCACGAGCGCGAGGACCCGACGACGATGCAGGGGGTCGTCGAGTCCTCGGAAATCGCCTACGAGATGGCCGACCGCGGCCCCGAGGACGTGGACTTCGCGGAGCTCCACGACATGTTCACCATCCTGGAGTTCCTCCAGAGCGAGGACCTCGGCTTCTTCGAGAAGGGCGAGGGCTGGAAGGCCGTCGAGGAGGGCGTCACCGAACGCGACGGCGACCTCCCCATCAACACCTCCGGCGGGCTCAAATCGAAGGGCCACCCGCTCGGCGCGAGCGGCGTCGCACAGGCGTACGAACTCTACGTGCAGTTGCTCGGCGACGCGGGCGACCGACAGGTCGAGGGAGACGTCGGTCTCGCCTGCAACGTCGGCGGGTTCGGCAACTGCGTGACCACCACCATCCTCGAACAGCCATGA
- a CDS encoding Zn-ribbon domain-containing OB-fold protein: MSFDAHRCPNGHVTYPGHTRCPECGEEQTETIDLAERTGTVVTWTTSTATPPGVREPNHLAIVEFDLGDESVRALGQLTTAEGVEIGSEVEPVYEDELRDPEAGIREPASHEWDGYRFEPA; the protein is encoded by the coding sequence ATGAGCTTCGACGCACACCGCTGCCCGAACGGCCACGTCACGTACCCCGGGCACACGCGCTGCCCGGAGTGCGGTGAGGAACAGACCGAAACAATCGACCTCGCGGAGCGCACCGGCACCGTCGTCACGTGGACGACCTCGACGGCGACGCCCCCGGGCGTCCGCGAGCCCAACCACCTCGCAATCGTCGAGTTCGACCTCGGGGACGAGAGCGTGCGCGCGCTCGGCCAGCTCACGACCGCGGAGGGCGTCGAAATCGGCTCCGAGGTCGAGCCGGTCTACGAGGACGAGCTGCGCGACCCCGAGGCGGGCATCCGCGAGCCCGCGAGCCACGAGTGGGACGGCTACCGGTTCGAACCGGCTTAG
- a CDS encoding NADH:flavin oxidoreductase/NADH oxidase gives MTDDVFSPLELRDVTARNRFVVSPMCQYSVEDRDGLATDWHRVHLGSRAVGGAGIVMTEATAVEPRGRITPEDLGIWSDEHRDAIEPIVDFVKQQGATPGIQLAHAGRKASKSRPWEGSEPVHPEDGGWTVVGPSDEPWPYDEEPPATEALDSEGIDEVIESFREAARRSREAGFEIAEVHAAHGYLLHEFLSPVTNDRDDEYGGSFENRTRIVREVTEAVREEMGEDNAVFVRISATDWLDDRDSWDVEQSARLADDLYEVGADLIDVSSGGIHPAQDIEWVGPNYQLRFAEQIRNDRDTDVKVGTVGGITSAEQADAVIRNDRADVAIVGREFLRDPYFPLHAAQELGREDAVDVPVQYHRAF, from the coding sequence ATGACAGACGACGTGTTCTCGCCGCTGGAACTGCGAGACGTGACCGCCCGGAACCGGTTCGTCGTGTCCCCGATGTGCCAGTACTCCGTCGAGGACCGCGACGGCCTCGCCACGGACTGGCACCGCGTCCACCTCGGGTCGCGGGCCGTCGGCGGCGCCGGCATCGTGATGACCGAAGCCACCGCCGTCGAGCCCCGCGGCCGCATCACCCCCGAGGACCTCGGCATCTGGAGCGACGAGCACCGCGACGCCATCGAGCCCATCGTCGACTTCGTGAAACAGCAGGGCGCGACGCCCGGCATCCAGCTCGCGCACGCCGGCCGGAAAGCCTCCAAGTCCCGACCGTGGGAGGGCAGCGAGCCCGTCCACCCTGAGGACGGCGGCTGGACGGTCGTCGGCCCCTCCGACGAGCCGTGGCCCTACGACGAGGAGCCGCCCGCGACCGAAGCCCTCGACAGCGAGGGCATCGACGAGGTCATCGAGTCGTTCCGCGAGGCCGCCCGCCGCTCCCGGGAGGCCGGCTTCGAAATCGCTGAAGTCCACGCCGCCCACGGCTACCTCCTCCACGAGTTCCTCTCCCCCGTGACGAACGACCGCGACGACGAGTACGGCGGGAGCTTCGAGAACCGCACCCGCATCGTCCGCGAGGTCACGGAGGCCGTCCGCGAGGAGATGGGCGAGGACAACGCCGTCTTCGTGCGCATCTCCGCGACCGACTGGCTCGACGACCGCGACTCGTGGGACGTCGAGCAGTCCGCCCGGCTCGCGGACGACCTCTACGAGGTCGGCGCGGACCTCATCGACGTCTCCTCCGGCGGCATCCACCCCGCTCAGGACATCGAGTGGGTCGGCCCGAACTACCAGCTCCGGTTCGCCGAGCAGATTCGGAACGACCGCGACACCGACGTGAAGGTCGGCACCGTCGGCGGCATCACCTCCGCCGAGCAGGCCGACGCCGTCATCCGCAACGACCGCGCGGACGTCGCCATCGTCGGCCGGGAGTTCCTCCGCGACCCCTACTTCCCGCTGCACGCCGCGCAGGAACTCGGCCGCGAGGACGCCGTCGACGTCCCGGTCCAGTACCACCGCGCGTTCTAA
- a CDS encoding DUF7504 family protein: protein MSDGSTARGWVDDPATFAAAHDDLKSTGCLLLVLEAGGSDAGGDGCRRLLGDDGGERKRLLVRSENETQTTSSAPSRDDPDERTVVYRSPARDPAAASPPEPSLPATTTAPDVDALGDAVEEQADALAPLGGYEPGQLRVCMDALGTLLEDDDLLSVLEFTKTLGDVARERDGIAHVHVGQHVPGIAVEGLLGQFDAVVEVTGDDDPRQRWHLPDESLSTRWLEL, encoded by the coding sequence ATGTCAGACGGTTCCACGGCGCGTGGGTGGGTCGACGACCCGGCCACCTTCGCGGCGGCCCACGACGACCTCAAGTCCACGGGGTGTCTCCTCCTCGTCCTCGAAGCCGGCGGCAGCGACGCGGGCGGCGACGGCTGTCGGCGGCTCCTCGGCGACGACGGCGGGGAGCGAAAGCGCCTGCTCGTTCGCAGCGAGAACGAGACGCAGACGACCAGCTCCGCGCCGAGCCGCGACGACCCCGACGAGCGCACCGTCGTCTATCGGTCGCCCGCTCGCGACCCGGCCGCCGCGTCCCCGCCGGAGCCGTCGCTGCCCGCGACGACGACTGCCCCCGACGTGGACGCGCTCGGCGACGCCGTCGAGGAGCAAGCCGACGCGCTCGCGCCGCTGGGCGGCTACGAGCCCGGCCAGCTCCGGGTCTGCATGGACGCGCTCGGCACGCTCCTGGAGGACGACGACCTCCTCAGCGTGCTGGAGTTCACGAAGACGCTCGGCGACGTCGCCCGCGAGCGCGACGGCATCGCGCACGTCCACGTCGGCCAGCACGTCCCCGGCATCGCGGTCGAGGGGCTGCTCGGGCAGTTCGACGCCGTCGTCGAAGTCACCGGCGACGACGACCCGCGGCAGCGCTGGCACCTCCCCGACGAGTCGCTGTCCACGCGCTGGCTGGAACTCTAA
- a CDS encoding nitroreductase family protein: MSEASQQSRTDAAIEVLRSRRSGHNFDASEDIDEETLEAIVEDATLAPSSFNLQPWEFVAVRNDDRLDELVEIANGQEHIAEAGTAILVAGHTTPKTADRVFDEWVEAGRVDAETGDAMREQTVAGYESDRAGRDYAIRNASLAAENILLSAHARGLTATPMTGFDFEAAAEFVDLPDDAIPVVLIAVGPSGGDEPERLPRRDVEEVLHYETF; the protein is encoded by the coding sequence ATGTCAGAAGCCAGCCAGCAGTCGCGAACGGACGCCGCCATCGAAGTTCTGCGAAGCCGCCGCTCGGGGCACAACTTCGACGCCAGTGAGGACATCGACGAGGAGACGCTGGAAGCCATCGTCGAGGACGCGACGCTCGCGCCCTCGTCGTTCAACCTCCAGCCGTGGGAGTTCGTCGCCGTCCGCAACGACGACCGCCTCGACGAACTCGTCGAGATTGCCAACGGGCAAGAGCACATCGCGGAGGCCGGCACCGCGATTCTCGTCGCCGGCCACACCACGCCGAAGACCGCCGACCGCGTCTTCGACGAGTGGGTCGAGGCCGGCCGCGTCGACGCCGAGACCGGCGACGCGATGCGAGAGCAGACCGTCGCCGGCTACGAGTCCGACCGCGCGGGCCGCGACTACGCGATTCGCAACGCCTCCCTCGCGGCGGAGAACATCCTGCTGTCCGCGCACGCCCGCGGCCTCACCGCGACGCCGATGACCGGCTTCGACTTCGAGGCCGCCGCCGAGTTCGTGGACCTCCCCGACGACGCGATTCCGGTCGTCCTCATCGCGGTCGGCCCGAGCGGCGGCGACGAGCCCGAGCGCCTGCCGCGCCGCGACGTCGAGGAAGTCCTCCACTACGAGACGTTCTAA
- a CDS encoding TetR/AcrR family transcriptional regulator, with translation MADAHPFSGEPATTREAIMQATFHALREHGYAGLTIQRIGDHFEKSKSLLYHHYDSKDELLLDFLEFMLAEFEQAAPDDDLPPREHLDAVLDHALAAKLPDDQREFTEAMVELRAQAAHDDRYRDHFTRSDETFREEVASIVRDGVNAGVFRDVDPDDVASFLLTLVNGAMNQRVTAEETQTGDVREEVEAYVQSRLLADE, from the coding sequence ATGGCGGACGCTCACCCGTTCAGCGGCGAGCCGGCGACCACGCGGGAGGCGATAATGCAGGCGACGTTCCACGCGCTCCGCGAGCACGGCTACGCGGGGCTGACGATTCAGCGCATCGGCGACCACTTCGAGAAGAGCAAGTCGCTCTTGTACCACCACTACGACAGCAAGGACGAGCTCCTGCTGGACTTCTTGGAGTTCATGCTCGCGGAGTTCGAGCAGGCCGCGCCCGACGACGACCTGCCGCCCCGCGAGCACCTCGACGCGGTTCTCGACCACGCGCTCGCCGCGAAACTCCCCGACGACCAGCGGGAGTTCACGGAGGCGATGGTGGAGCTGCGCGCGCAGGCGGCTCACGACGACCGCTACCGCGACCACTTCACGCGCAGCGACGAGACGTTCCGCGAGGAGGTCGCGAGCATCGTCCGCGACGGAGTCAACGCGGGCGTATTCCGCGACGTCGACCCCGACGACGTGGCATCGTTCCTGTTGACGCTCGTCAACGGCGCGATGAACCAACGCGTGACCGCCGAGGAGACGCAGACGGGGGACGTCCGCGAGGAAGTCGAGGCCTACGTCCAGTCGCGGCTGCTCGCCGACGAGTAG
- a CDS encoding haloacid dehalogenase type II: MSFDPERVRTVTFDSYSTLVDVDAAERALADRVADPEPVSRLWRSRSLAYTFVANQVDAYQPFYEMNRDALQYALDAYGADVTTAERDEILAVYHELDVFDDVRSGLEALTEASYDCYVVSNGNPEMLDSMVEHADIGDLIEDTVSADEVETFKPAAELYRHAAARTGTPIDEIVHVTAGWFDVLGASHAGMQAAWVDRKGSPWEPFAGDPDLTISDFHDLVATLSD, from the coding sequence ATGAGTTTCGACCCGGAGCGCGTCAGGACAGTCACGTTCGACTCGTACAGCACGCTCGTGGACGTGGACGCCGCCGAGCGCGCGCTCGCCGACCGCGTCGCCGACCCCGAACCAGTCTCCCGGCTGTGGCGCTCGCGGTCGCTCGCGTACACGTTCGTCGCCAACCAAGTCGACGCCTACCAGCCGTTCTACGAGATGAACCGCGACGCCCTCCAGTACGCCTTAGACGCGTACGGCGCCGACGTCACCACCGCGGAGCGCGACGAGATTCTCGCGGTCTACCACGAACTCGACGTCTTCGACGACGTGCGTAGCGGCCTCGAAGCGCTGACCGAGGCGAGCTACGACTGCTACGTCGTCTCGAACGGCAACCCCGAGATGCTGGATTCGATGGTCGAACACGCCGACATCGGCGACCTCATCGAGGACACGGTGAGCGCCGACGAGGTGGAGACGTTCAAGCCCGCCGCCGAACTGTACCGCCACGCCGCCGCCCGAACCGGGACGCCTATCGACGAAATCGTCCACGTCACGGCGGGCTGGTTCGACGTGCTCGGCGCGAGCCACGCGGGGATGCAGGCCGCGTGGGTGGACCGGAAGGGCTCGCCGTGGGAGCCGTTCGCGGGCGACCCCGACCTCACGATTTCGGACTTCCACGACCTCGTCGCGACGCTGTCGGACTGA
- a CDS encoding transcription initiation factor IIB family protein: MTTDETSAEPQVVGDALDRIQSAATVLGVPAETTETAVAVFRRHRDQRAAHAHNVATTAAACLYVACKVERVPRTVDEFVDATEADRTQLLRRAKAVTSELSIDLSGFADASQYVDRYADELALPEGVADRAREIVDHCENAGIAGGKSPSGWAAAAIYNACVEADMDVRQDTLTELADVTHVTIRNRYKEQREVLRERNPPPATAAAAIDWYREYLPASEYVADTARELLATAADYHPVDDEAAAWAAASLRVAGERAGAPIGMKALKTPAGCSSSDIHERANDLESL, encoded by the coding sequence ATGACGACCGACGAGACGAGCGCCGAGCCGCAGGTGGTCGGCGACGCGCTCGACCGAATCCAGTCCGCCGCGACCGTCCTCGGCGTCCCCGCGGAGACGACCGAGACCGCGGTCGCGGTGTTCCGACGGCACCGCGACCAGCGCGCCGCCCACGCCCACAACGTCGCGACGACCGCTGCGGCGTGCCTCTACGTCGCGTGCAAGGTCGAGCGTGTCCCGCGCACCGTCGACGAGTTCGTGGACGCGACCGAGGCCGACCGCACGCAGCTCCTGCGGCGCGCGAAGGCGGTGACCAGCGAACTCAGCATCGACCTCTCGGGGTTTGCGGACGCCTCCCAGTACGTCGACCGGTACGCCGACGAACTCGCGCTCCCCGAGGGCGTCGCGGACCGCGCCCGCGAAATCGTCGACCACTGCGAGAACGCCGGCATCGCGGGCGGGAAGTCCCCGAGCGGGTGGGCGGCGGCCGCCATCTACAACGCCTGCGTCGAGGCCGACATGGACGTCCGACAGGACACGCTCACGGAGCTGGCGGACGTCACGCACGTCACCATCCGGAACCGCTACAAGGAACAGCGCGAGGTGCTGCGCGAGCGGAACCCGCCGCCCGCGACCGCGGCGGCCGCCATCGACTGGTACCGCGAGTACCTGCCCGCCTCGGAGTACGTCGCGGACACCGCCCGGGAGTTGCTCGCGACGGCGGCCGACTACCACCCGGTGGACGACGAGGCGGCCGCGTGGGCCGCCGCCTCGCTGCGCGTCGCCGGGGAACGCGCGGGCGCCCCCATCGGCATGAAGGCGCTGAAGACGCCCGCGGGCTGTTCTTCCTCGGACATCCACGAGCGCGCCAACGACCTCGAATCGCTGTAG
- a CDS encoding carbon-nitrogen hydrolase family protein — MPTPTVAACQTDLADLDPPANLATVGERLAALDDRVDVALFPEYALTGFVGDERIRDAALARDGDALDRLAASAADYDVRVLAGFVEDAGDDYYNTVAYVTPDGDRTFYRKRNLWGGEADVLTAGDKAVSVETPVGKTGIVTCYDLNFVDVSAEFARERVDALFVVGAWPGPHSENWRLLLRARALDGVRWVVGCGRTGRRDLPDARGVDYAGKSAVVRPDGAVSAALNRDERTLVADLDPEILAEQREFVGVFGDE; from the coding sequence GTGCCGACACCGACCGTCGCCGCCTGTCAGACCGACCTCGCGGACCTCGACCCGCCCGCCAACCTCGCCACCGTCGGGGAGCGCCTCGCCGCGCTCGACGACCGCGTGGACGTCGCGCTGTTCCCCGAGTACGCGCTCACCGGCTTTGTCGGCGACGAGCGAATCCGCGACGCCGCGCTCGCCCGTGACGGCGACGCCCTCGACCGCCTCGCCGCCTCCGCCGCGGACTACGACGTGCGCGTGCTCGCGGGCTTCGTCGAGGACGCGGGCGACGACTACTACAACACCGTCGCCTACGTCACGCCCGACGGCGACCGCACGTTCTACCGGAAACGGAACCTCTGGGGCGGCGAAGCCGACGTGCTCACGGCCGGCGACAAAGCGGTCTCCGTGGAGACACCCGTCGGGAAGACCGGCATCGTCACCTGCTACGACCTCAACTTCGTGGACGTCAGCGCCGAGTTCGCCCGCGAGCGCGTCGATGCGCTGTTCGTCGTCGGCGCGTGGCCGGGTCCGCACAGCGAGAACTGGCGGCTCCTCCTGCGCGCCCGCGCTCTCGACGGCGTGCGCTGGGTCGTGGGCTGTGGGCGCACCGGACGGCGCGACCTCCCGGACGCCCGCGGCGTCGACTACGCCGGCAAGTCCGCCGTCGTGCGGCCGGACGGCGCCGTCAGCGCCGCACTCAACCGCGACGAGCGCACGCTTGTCGCGGACCTCGACCCGGAGATACTGGCGGAGCAACGCGAGTTCGTCGGCGTCTTCGGCGACGAGTAG